Proteins from one methanogenic archaeon mixed culture ISO4-G1 genomic window:
- a CDS encoding sodium/proline symporter PutP: MDFMVLLAFIVYFLIVLAIGYYFYRRSENMEDYILGGRNMNPYVTAMSAQASDMSGWLLMGLPGSVVAFGLGEAWIGIGLALGSYLSWLFVAKKLRHHSVVAGNALTMPEFFSNRYGDKKGYLRMIAAVIILFFFVIYVASGFKTSGIILHTIFPDISIPIAMSVGAIIIIAYTFMGGFKAVCWTDFFQAILMVIAVVVVPLVVIGNLGGMEHVTELWDATGVEEFANLFYDGGQPLSAIAIISLMAWALGYFGMPHIVVRYMSIRHPKEVKIARRVSLIWIILALSAAILIGMVGRAYLQELYGGIPADFNTEEIFIVMVGDLFYPLIAGILFAAVMAASMSTADSQLLVSSSSITNDVLKGSKWAEKQENADYKLMWISRAIVIVISIVALILAAFGSDSIMGLVSYAWAGFGAAFGPLMILSLYWKRMNFYGAMASMVVGFVSIILWNTFLAGPTGIYELLPGFILSLIAGVIVSLVTAEPSEEIKKQFDDAQVFEEE; this comes from the coding sequence ATGGACTTCATGGTACTTTTGGCGTTCATCGTCTACTTCCTGATAGTTCTGGCCATCGGTTACTACTTCTACCGCAGGTCCGAGAACATGGAGGATTACATCCTCGGCGGACGTAACATGAACCCCTACGTCACAGCGATGTCTGCACAGGCATCGGATATGAGCGGCTGGCTGCTCATGGGTCTTCCCGGATCGGTCGTCGCCTTCGGACTCGGAGAGGCGTGGATCGGAATCGGTCTCGCCCTCGGTTCCTATCTCTCGTGGCTCTTCGTGGCCAAGAAGCTGAGGCACCACTCGGTCGTCGCAGGAAACGCGCTGACCATGCCCGAGTTCTTCTCCAACCGTTACGGGGACAAGAAGGGATACCTCAGGATGATCGCAGCGGTCATCATCCTGTTCTTCTTCGTCATCTACGTCGCATCCGGATTCAAGACATCCGGAATCATCCTCCACACGATCTTCCCCGACATCAGCATCCCCATCGCCATGTCCGTGGGTGCGATCATCATCATCGCATACACGTTCATGGGAGGATTCAAGGCGGTCTGCTGGACCGACTTCTTCCAGGCCATCCTGATGGTCATCGCGGTCGTCGTCGTGCCGCTGGTCGTCATCGGGAACCTCGGAGGAATGGAGCACGTGACCGAGCTTTGGGACGCCACCGGCGTCGAGGAGTTCGCTAACCTGTTCTACGACGGAGGACAGCCCCTCAGCGCCATCGCAATCATCTCGCTCATGGCCTGGGCACTCGGATATTTCGGTATGCCTCACATCGTCGTCAGGTACATGTCGATCAGGCACCCCAAGGAGGTCAAGATCGCAAGGAGGGTCTCACTCATCTGGATCATCCTGGCACTTTCCGCGGCCATCCTCATCGGAATGGTCGGAAGGGCATATCTCCAGGAACTGTACGGAGGCATCCCCGCGGACTTCAACACCGAGGAGATTTTCATCGTCATGGTCGGAGACCTGTTCTATCCCCTGATCGCGGGAATTCTGTTCGCGGCCGTCATGGCCGCCAGTATGTCCACTGCGGATTCGCAGCTCCTCGTTTCCTCATCATCCATCACCAACGATGTGCTGAAGGGAAGCAAGTGGGCTGAGAAGCAGGAGAACGCCGACTACAAGCTCATGTGGATCTCGAGGGCTATCGTCATCGTGATCTCCATAGTCGCACTGATCCTCGCCGCCTTCGGCAGCGATTCCATCATGGGACTCGTCTCGTACGCATGGGCAGGATTCGGAGCGGCCTTCGGACCCCTGATGATCCTCTCGCTGTACTGGAAGAGGATGAACTTCTACGGTGCGATGGCATCCATGGTGGTCGGATTCGTTTCCATCATCCTGTGGAACACCTTCCTCGCCGGACCCACCGGAATCTACGAGCTGCTGCCTGGATTCATCCTCTCGCTCATCGCTGGAGTGATCGTATCACTGGTGACAGCCGAGCCTTCAGAGGAGATCAAGAAGCAGTTCGACGACGCACAGGTCTTCGAAGAGGAATGA
- a CDS encoding ATP-binding cassette protein ChvD family — translation MLIKAQSITKAFGPLKVLKDVSLQINEGDSIGLIGVNGAGKSTFLKIMLGELKPDTGELTRNTQRIGYLEQFPESSSEYTVRDVLGRPYGHIENIKRRLKEIEDLMMAGGDIDWNALAEENANLESQLSKCDMDDEGNQKRALERVGLSEEFMDRTMDSLSGGERAKVMLSRIVVQAEECDLLVMDEPTSHLDIDTVEWLEDYLLDSHCAVLVISHDRYFLDKIATRMLEIEHGKSREYKGNYSDFIMKKMLDLERMRKEYQRYMAEKRHQESIAKQMYIDNPFLTVHKTRQKMIEKMEEKEKPDKMEEITVRIQAAHKSGKNVLMAKGLSVDYDGKVILEHVDLDVQKGDKIGIFGANGQGKSTLLKAILEEIPCKGELWMAPGAKIGYYSQNHEGLDLKLSAEEQILTVIGKERRGEARQMLARFLLFGEDVERPMSTLSGGQRARVAMCLLLLDATNLLILDEPTNYLDIPAKHAIEEALVEYDGTVITVTHDRYFLDTVCTRMVEVKDHRAICFSGTYSEMKGRKNTKEIVMDADEYRVLGPFTNWVTGKKYVKGDRVLIAPADQKSFQWALDQGKLKKTGGRQRKKVNVPDAPKQN, via the coding sequence ATGCTAATAAAGGCGCAGTCCATAACCAAGGCATTCGGTCCCCTCAAGGTCCTGAAGGACGTCAGTCTTCAGATCAACGAGGGCGACAGCATAGGCCTCATAGGGGTGAACGGTGCCGGTAAGAGCACATTCTTGAAGATCATGCTGGGCGAGCTCAAGCCCGATACCGGTGAGCTCACTCGTAACACGCAGAGGATCGGCTATCTCGAACAGTTCCCGGAATCGTCCTCGGAGTATACCGTGAGGGACGTCCTCGGAAGGCCGTACGGCCACATCGAGAACATCAAGCGCCGTCTCAAGGAGATCGAGGACCTCATGATGGCAGGCGGCGACATCGACTGGAACGCCCTGGCCGAGGAGAACGCCAATCTGGAATCCCAGCTGTCCAAATGCGACATGGACGACGAGGGCAACCAGAAGAGGGCCCTCGAGAGGGTGGGACTGTCCGAGGAGTTCATGGACAGGACCATGGATTCCCTCTCCGGAGGGGAGAGGGCGAAGGTCATGCTCTCCAGGATCGTCGTCCAGGCGGAGGAGTGCGACCTGCTGGTCATGGACGAGCCCACGTCCCATCTGGACATCGACACGGTGGAGTGGCTGGAGGATTACCTTCTGGATTCCCACTGCGCCGTACTCGTGATCAGCCACGACAGGTACTTTCTCGATAAGATCGCCACGAGGATGCTGGAGATCGAGCACGGGAAGTCCAGGGAGTACAAGGGCAACTATTCCGATTTCATAATGAAGAAGATGCTTGACCTGGAGCGCATGAGGAAGGAGTACCAGCGCTATATGGCCGAGAAGAGGCACCAGGAGAGCATCGCCAAGCAGATGTACATCGACAATCCCTTCCTGACGGTTCACAAGACCAGGCAGAAGATGATCGAGAAGATGGAGGAGAAGGAGAAGCCCGACAAGATGGAGGAGATCACCGTCAGGATCCAGGCCGCCCACAAGTCCGGGAAGAACGTCCTCATGGCCAAGGGCCTGTCCGTCGACTATGACGGAAAGGTGATACTGGAACATGTGGACCTGGACGTCCAGAAGGGCGACAAGATCGGTATCTTCGGTGCCAACGGTCAGGGCAAATCCACGCTCCTGAAGGCCATCCTGGAGGAGATCCCCTGCAAGGGGGAACTTTGGATGGCCCCCGGTGCGAAGATCGGTTACTACTCGCAGAACCACGAAGGACTGGACCTCAAGCTGTCGGCAGAGGAGCAGATCCTCACGGTCATCGGAAAGGAGAGGAGGGGAGAGGCCAGGCAGATGCTGGCCAGGTTCCTCCTGTTCGGAGAGGATGTCGAGCGTCCTATGTCCACTCTGTCCGGCGGACAGAGGGCAAGGGTCGCCATGTGCCTGCTGTTGCTGGATGCCACCAACCTGCTGATCCTGGACGAGCCCACGAACTATCTGGACATCCCCGCGAAGCATGCCATCGAGGAGGCGCTGGTCGAATACGATGGTACTGTAATCACGGTCACCCACGACAGGTACTTCCTGGACACCGTATGCACTAGGATGGTGGAGGTCAAGGACCACCGTGCGATCTGCTTCTCCGGAACCTATTCGGAGATGAAGGGCCGCAAGAACACCAAGGAGATCGTCATGGACGCCGACGAGTACCGCGTCCTGGGACCGTTTACCAATTGGGTCACAGGGAAGAAGTACGTCAAGGGCGACCGTGTGCTCATAGCTCCTGCTGACCAGAAGAGCTTTCAGTGGGCCTTGGATCAGGGCAAGCTTAAGAAGACTGGTGGCCGTCAGAGGAAGAAGGTCAACGTTCCCGACGCACCGAAACAGAATTGA
- a CDS encoding aconitate hydratase 1 AcnA, with amino-acid sequence MTDIGECRKTIETKEGSLEIYSLRELESKGIIKDLSKMPYSIKVIVESMLRQRDDDAITDEDVLTAASWNPEKNTDRDIPWIPARVLLQDLTGGAAIADLASMRDAVNDMGKDPELINPLIPVDLVIDHSINTDYAGRDNALELNNQIDFQKNKERYALFKWAQGSLRNFRAVPPGNGICHQVNLEYLSPLVHVKEKDGMRIAYPDSCFGTDSHTTQIDGLGVVGWGVGGIEAEAVMVGQPSYMKLPDVIGFRLTGKLGAGITATDLVLTIVQILRKKGVVGKFVEFFGPGYKNLCLADRATIANMGPEYGATMGYFPVDEKTIEYLRLTGRDEAHIDTIEKYMKEQTMWYDGEPEYTETLELDLSTVQPCLAGHKRPQDRILLSEMKEKFAETLKALGIEEQKKPFSDQLGDGSLVIASITSCTNTANPSVMIAAGLVAKKAAELGLRPKEYVKTSLAPGSRVVTEYLKNSGLLPYLEKLGFQVCGYGCMTCIGNSGPLSDRVSNTIKANDLAVAAIASSNRNFEGRIHPLVRANYLASPPLVVAFAIAGRVDIDLDKEPLATVDGKQVFLKDIWPSDAEIQELTDRYVTROAYISKYKDVFKGSERWDAIPGSDSPLFKWDENSTYIRRPPFFDDIFEEPEIKDIKRARCLAKLGDSITTDHISPAGAFAAETDAGRYLLAKGVPKEEFNSYGSRRANHEVMVRGTFANVRLKNQLVPGSEGSRSVYFPDGSEGTIFETSEKYNEDMTPLIILAGKEYGTGSSRDWAAKGPLLLGVRAVIAESFERIHRSNLVGMGIVPLQFMPGQNCEVLQLDGTETFDIDLSDIEPKGEVFVTAYRDGKKLEFKTICRVDVPAEIDYIANGGILQYVLRKMANE; translated from the coding sequence ATGACCGACATCGGAGAGTGCAGGAAGACAATAGAGACGAAAGAGGGCAGTCTCGAGATTTACAGCCTAAGGGAACTGGAGTCCAAGGGGATAATCAAGGATCTCTCGAAGATGCCCTATTCCATCAAGGTCATCGTCGAATCGATGCTCAGACAAAGGGACGACGATGCCATAACGGATGAGGACGTCCTCACCGCGGCTTCCTGGAACCCCGAGAAGAACACAGACCGCGACATCCCGTGGATCCCCGCGAGGGTCCTCCTGCAGGACCTCACCGGAGGGGCGGCCATCGCCGACCTGGCATCCATGAGGGACGCGGTCAACGACATGGGCAAGGACCCCGAGCTCATCAACCCGCTCATCCCCGTGGACCTGGTCATCGACCATTCCATCAACACCGACTACGCAGGAAGGGACAACGCGCTGGAGCTCAACAACCAGATCGACTTCCAGAAGAACAAGGAGAGGTACGCGCTGTTCAAGTGGGCCCAAGGCTCGCTCAGGAACTTCCGCGCCGTGCCTCCGGGGAACGGAATCTGCCATCAGGTCAACCTCGAATACCTCTCGCCCCTCGTGCACGTCAAGGAGAAGGACGGCATGAGGATCGCATATCCCGATTCATGCTTCGGTACGGACTCCCACACCACCCAGATCGACGGACTCGGAGTCGTCGGATGGGGTGTCGGAGGGATCGAGGCCGAGGCCGTCATGGTCGGCCAGCCCAGCTACATGAAGCTCCCTGACGTCATCGGATTCAGGCTCACCGGCAAGCTCGGAGCGGGGATAACCGCCACCGACCTCGTTCTCACAATCGTCCAGATCCTCAGGAAGAAGGGCGTCGTCGGCAAGTTCGTCGAGTTCTTCGGACCCGGCTACAAGAACCTCTGCCTCGCTGACAGAGCGACCATCGCGAACATGGGTCCCGAGTACGGGGCCACCATGGGATACTTCCCCGTTGATGAGAAGACGATCGAATACCTCAGGCTCACCGGAAGGGACGAGGCTCATATCGACACCATCGAGAAGTACATGAAAGAGCAGACGATGTGGTACGACGGCGAGCCAGAATACACGGAGACCCTTGAGTTGGATTTATCCACCGTGCAGCCTTGCCTTGCTGGGCACAAGAGACCGCAGGACAGGATCCTGCTCTCCGAGATGAAGGAGAAGTTCGCCGAGACCCTGAAGGCCCTCGGCATAGAGGAACAGAAGAAGCCCTTCTCGGACCAGCTCGGGGACGGATCGCTGGTCATCGCCTCGATCACGTCATGTACGAACACCGCCAACCCGTCGGTCATGATCGCGGCCGGACTCGTCGCGAAGAAGGCGGCCGAGCTCGGACTTAGGCCGAAGGAGTACGTCAAGACATCGCTGGCCCCCGGTTCCAGGGTCGTCACCGAGTACCTGAAGAACTCAGGCCTCCTCCCCTACCTGGAGAAGCTGGGATTCCAGGTCTGCGGATACGGATGCATGACATGCATCGGGAACAGCGGACCCCTCTCGGACAGGGTCAGCAACACGATCAAGGCCAACGACCTCGCGGTTGCGGCCATCGCATCCAGCAACAGGAACTTCGAGGGACGTATCCACCCCCTCGTCAGGGCCAACTATCTCGCATCCCCGCCCCTCGTCGTGGCGTTCGCCATCGCGGGACGTGTCGACATCGACCTGGACAAGGAGCCCCTCGCCACGGTCGACGGGAAGCAGGTCTTCCTCAAGGACATCTGGCCCAGCGACGCGGAGATCCAGGAGCTCACCGACAGGTACGTGACCAGGTAGGCCTACATCTCGAAGTACAAGGATGTCTTCAAGGGATCCGAGAGATGGGATGCCATCCCCGGAAGCGACTCACCGCTTTTCAAGTGGGACGAGAACTCCACATACATCAGGAGGCCCCCGTTCTTCGACGACATCTTCGAGGAGCCCGAGATCAAGGACATCAAGAGGGCGAGATGCCTCGCCAAACTCGGGGATTCCATCACAACGGATCACATCTCACCCGCAGGCGCGTTCGCTGCTGAGACCGATGCCGGAAGGTACCTGCTCGCCAAGGGTGTCCCCAAGGAGGAGTTCAACTCCTACGGATCCAGAAGGGCCAACCACGAGGTCATGGTGAGGGGAACCTTCGCCAACGTCAGGCTCAAGAACCAGCTCGTACCGGGATCGGAGGGAAGCCGCTCTGTCTACTTCCCTGACGGCTCAGAGGGAACGATCTTCGAGACCTCGGAGAAGTACAACGAGGACATGACCCCGCTGATCATCCTCGCCGGAAAGGAGTACGGAACGGGAAGCTCGAGGGACTGGGCCGCGAAAGGACCTCTCCTCCTAGGAGTCAGGGCGGTCATCGCGGAATCCTTCGAGAGGATCCACAGGTCCAACCTCGTCGGCATGGGGATCGTACCGCTGCAGTTCATGCCCGGACAGAACTGCGAGGTCCTGCAGCTCGACGGTACGGAGACGTTCGACATCGACCTCTCGGATATAGAGCCCAAGGGAGAGGTATTCGTCACCGCCTACAGGGACGGCAAGAAACTCGAATTCAAGACCATCTGCAGAGTGGATGTGCCAGCAGAGATTGATTACATCGCCAACGGCGGTATCCTGCAGTACGTCCTTAGAAAGATGGCGAACGAGTGA
- a CDS encoding XRE family transcriptional regulator: MVEEFKQKIAGEIALSPDPGKTIRKWREEFGLSQHQLADTMGISHSVVSDYESGRRKSPGVAVIKKMVESFVKLDEEKGSPVLSKYIPDYKLDCILASDEFPVGIDMKTFISAITGKNLNSDQIPSKIVYGYTIVDSVKAILSLGSEDYMKMYGWNIERALIFTNVHYGRSPMIAIRAHPLTPAVVVYQRPDAVDPLAVKLARLERIPLVTTELEVPEIVEKLTALKGDEN; this comes from the coding sequence ATGGTAGAAGAATTCAAGCAGAAGATAGCGGGAGAGATCGCGCTGTCTCCTGACCCGGGAAAGACCATCAGAAAGTGGAGGGAGGAGTTCGGCCTCTCGCAGCACCAGCTCGCGGACACCATGGGCATTTCCCACTCCGTGGTCAGCGATTACGAGTCCGGGAGGAGGAAGTCCCCCGGGGTCGCGGTCATCAAGAAGATGGTGGAGTCCTTCGTCAAGCTCGATGAGGAGAAAGGATCACCGGTCCTTTCCAAATACATCCCCGATTACAAACTCGACTGCATCCTCGCATCGGACGAGTTCCCCGTCGGGATCGACATGAAGACATTCATTTCTGCCATAACGGGAAAGAACCTCAATTCGGATCAGATCCCGTCGAAGATCGTGTACGGATACACGATCGTGGATTCCGTCAAGGCCATCCTGAGCCTCGGATCCGAAGATTACATGAAGATGTACGGATGGAACATCGAGAGGGCGCTGATATTCACGAACGTCCACTACGGCCGTTCGCCCATGATCGCCATCCGCGCACACCCGCTGACACCGGCGGTGGTCGTTTATCAGAGACCGGACGCAGTGGACCCGCTCGCGGTGAAGCTGGCACGTCTGGAACGCATACCTCTGGTCACTACGGAGCTGGAGGTACCTGAAATCGTAGAGAAGCTCACAGCACTGAAGGGAGATGAGAACTGA
- a CDS encoding hydroxymethylglutaryl-CoA synthase, with product MDVGIVSYGAYVPRYRIKPEEIGRIWGVDGKGMGKGLMINQKSVPSPDEDVVTIATEAARNMMARVPEVNPRDIGAIYVGSESHPYAVKPTSTIVAEAIEATPNMTAADMEFACKAGTAGIQVCMGLVGSRMVRYGVAIGADTSQGAPGDALEYSASAGGAAYLIGSEKIIAKINKTLSFTTDTPDFWRREGQPYPKHGGRFTGEPAYFRHITSAAKMMLEAMGTKPEDYTYAVFHQPNGKFPTRVAGQLGFTPEQIQYGLLTPEIGNTYSGAVPLGLANVLDHAKPGDRIFVTSYGSGAGSDAFDITVTDEIKNYKRDNAPVLEKVLADPIYLDYGTYAKFKGKIVMPE from the coding sequence ATGGATGTTGGAATCGTAAGCTATGGGGCGTATGTCCCCAGATACAGGATCAAGCCCGAGGAGATCGGGAGGATCTGGGGAGTCGACGGAAAAGGAATGGGAAAGGGTCTGATGATCAATCAGAAGTCCGTTCCCTCTCCGGACGAGGACGTGGTCACCATCGCGACCGAGGCCGCGAGGAACATGATGGCCAGGGTCCCCGAGGTCAACCCCAGGGACATCGGAGCGATATACGTCGGTTCGGAATCGCACCCCTACGCCGTCAAGCCCACATCGACAATCGTCGCTGAGGCCATTGAGGCCACCCCCAACATGACCGCTGCGGACATGGAGTTCGCATGCAAGGCGGGAACCGCAGGCATCCAGGTCTGCATGGGATTGGTGGGTTCGAGAATGGTCAGGTACGGAGTCGCCATCGGAGCGGACACATCCCAGGGAGCACCCGGGGACGCCCTCGAGTATTCGGCATCCGCCGGAGGTGCGGCATACCTGATCGGTTCGGAGAAGATCATCGCCAAGATCAACAAGACCCTCAGCTTCACAACGGATACGCCCGACTTCTGGAGGAGGGAGGGCCAGCCCTACCCCAAGCACGGAGGCAGGTTCACCGGTGAGCCCGCGTACTTCAGGCACATCACATCCGCAGCGAAGATGATGCTGGAGGCCATGGGTACCAAGCCGGAGGACTACACTTACGCCGTCTTCCACCAGCCCAACGGTAAGTTCCCCACAAGGGTCGCAGGCCAACTGGGATTCACGCCCGAGCAGATCCAGTACGGTCTCCTCACACCCGAGATCGGTAACACATACAGCGGAGCGGTCCCACTGGGACTCGCAAACGTCCTGGACCACGCCAAGCCCGGTGACAGGATCTTCGTCACATCGTACGGATCCGGAGCCGGAAGCGACGCGTTCGACATAACAGTCACAGATGAGATCAAGAACTACAAGAGGGACAACGCCCCGGTGCTGGAGAAGGTGCTGGCGGACCCCATCTACCTTGACTACGGAACATATGCCAAGTTCAAGGGCAAGATCGTGATGCCGGAGTGA
- a CDS encoding acetyl-CoA acetyltransferase, whose amino-acid sequence MREVAIIGIGVTKFGELWNKSFRALGIEAGMKAIEDAHLAGNEIDAVFIGNLSAGRFINQQHIDALVADYSGMATNHIPATRVEAGGASGGVAFRQGVMAVASGMHDIVMVGGAEKMTDLDDASINAVMDATADSEWEAEMGATFASLHAMIAQRMIYEGTATREEIASVAVNSHFHGAFNPNAQFRKAVPIETVLKSGPVATPLGMFDTAPISDGAASVILCPLEDAKKYTDSYVKVSACTQASDTLALFQRPDITSYGATVAAAQRAYEQAGIKASDIDVAEVHDVYSVGGIMALQDLGFYKKGEAGKAMLEGQCHFDSGKVAINTSGGLKARGHPIGATGVAQIVEIAAQLRGNADGRQVKGAKYGLAQNVGGTGSAVTVSIMEAI is encoded by the coding sequence ATGAGGGAAGTAGCAATCATAGGAATCGGAGTCACCAAGTTTGGTGAGCTTTGGAACAAGTCCTTCAGGGCCCTCGGTATCGAGGCCGGGATGAAGGCCATCGAGGATGCGCACCTGGCAGGCAACGAGATCGACGCCGTCTTCATCGGAAACCTATCGGCAGGACGTTTCATCAACCAGCAGCACATCGATGCGCTGGTCGCGGACTATTCCGGAATGGCCACCAACCACATCCCCGCAACCAGGGTCGAGGCCGGAGGAGCATCCGGAGGGGTCGCCTTCAGGCAGGGAGTCATGGCCGTCGCGTCCGGCATGCACGACATCGTGATGGTCGGAGGGGCCGAGAAGATGACCGACCTCGACGACGCATCCATCAACGCGGTCATGGACGCAACAGCGGATTCCGAATGGGAGGCCGAGATGGGAGCGACGTTCGCTTCGCTCCACGCAATGATCGCCCAGAGGATGATCTACGAAGGCACCGCGACACGCGAGGAGATCGCATCAGTCGCCGTCAACAGCCACTTCCACGGAGCGTTCAACCCGAACGCCCAGTTCAGGAAGGCGGTCCCGATCGAGACCGTCCTGAAATCGGGACCCGTCGCGACACCCCTTGGAATGTTCGACACCGCACCCATCTCCGATGGTGCGGCATCCGTGATCCTCTGTCCCCTCGAGGACGCGAAGAAGTACACGGATTCCTACGTCAAGGTTTCTGCCTGTACACAGGCAAGCGATACGCTGGCACTGTTCCAGAGACCCGACATCACATCCTACGGTGCGACCGTGGCCGCCGCACAGCGCGCATACGAGCAGGCTGGGATCAAAGCATCGGACATCGACGTAGCGGAGGTGCACGACGTGTACTCCGTCGGAGGAATCATGGCCCTGCAGGACCTCGGCTTCTACAAGAAGGGCGAGGCCGGCAAGGCGATGCTCGAAGGCCAGTGCCACTTCGATTCCGGAAAGGTTGCCATCAACACCTCCGGAGGACTGAAGGCCCGCGGACACCCTATCGGAGCGACCGGAGTCGCCCAGATCGTCGAGATCGCGGCCCAGCTCAGGGGCAACGCCGACGGAAGGCAGGTCAAGGGTGCAAAGTACGGTCTGGCACAGAATGTCGGAGGAACGGGTTCGGCCGTTACCGTCAGCATCATGGAGGCGATCTGA